Proteins encoded in a region of the Acidobacteriota bacterium genome:
- a CDS encoding sulfite exporter TauE/SafE family protein, with protein sequence MIVLFTFLAGIGAGAFGALLGLGGGIFLVPFLNIVLDVPLEQAMAVSLVTVIATSNFVSLASAGQKSANVRLAMLLQLIAAVGAIAGTYMLDYISPRTREQIFGGTALLVAAVILSRLNQRNVLPGHVDDVGFLGGWFQDHDTGELVAYRLKRVPVAAGVAAGAGVISTLAGVGGGVLVVPALNSWCGVPMRVAAATSAVILGVTAIPGVADNVARGHLPSPVLAAAGVLGVLVGSRAGFWIGPRVKVRSLKILLALVLSVVAAEYLFFK encoded by the coding sequence ATGATCGTCCTCTTCACCTTCCTCGCCGGCATAGGCGCAGGCGCCTTTGGCGCCTTGCTGGGGTTAGGTGGGGGCATCTTTCTGGTTCCCTTCCTCAACATCGTTCTGGACGTTCCCCTCGAACAGGCGATGGCCGTCAGTCTTGTCACGGTCATTGCGACTTCGAATTTTGTCTCGCTCGCGTCAGCCGGACAGAAGTCGGCCAATGTTCGTCTCGCGATGTTGCTCCAGCTCATCGCAGCCGTCGGCGCGATCGCGGGCACGTACATGCTCGACTACATCTCGCCGCGCACGCGCGAGCAGATCTTCGGCGGCACCGCTTTGCTCGTCGCCGCGGTCATCCTCTCCAGACTTAACCAGCGCAACGTGTTGCCCGGTCACGTTGACGACGTGGGGTTTCTGGGCGGCTGGTTCCAGGATCACGACACCGGAGAACTTGTCGCGTACCGGCTGAAGCGCGTTCCGGTGGCGGCTGGTGTTGCCGCTGGTGCGGGAGTGATTTCCACGCTCGCCGGCGTCGGCGGTGGAGTGCTGGTGGTCCCCGCGCTGAATTCATGGTGCGGCGTGCCGATGCGCGTGGCGGCGGCAACAAGCGCAGTGATCCTGGGCGTGACCGCGATCCCTGGCGTGGCGGACAACGTGGCACGCGGTCACCTGCCCAGCCCCGTGTTGGCCGCGGCCGGTGTGCTGGGTGTGCTCGTGGGCTCCCGCGCCGGTTTCTGGATCGGCCCGAGAGTCAAAGTGCGTTCACTGAAGATCCTGCTGGCCTTGGTGCTTTCTGTGGTGGCAGCCGAATACCTGTTCTTCAAATGA
- a CDS encoding 2-dehydropantoate 2-reductase — translation MKIAVVGAGAVGGYYGALLSRAGADVSFVARGAHRDAIRANGLRIIGVQGDFTVKVAAEDDPARIGAVDVVIIAVKTYDNDTAFPLAKALMREGTTVLTLQNGVDSADDLAQVVGKAAVLAGPTYIATAIDAPGVIRQTGSHRRIVFGEVFDPPAEVTPRVRALADLMLSADIHAEPVADARVPLWEKFIYLAPFAAFTGAARLPIGPLWADEESRAAFMDAVREVERVARASGINVAADTVEKIAAYTAGIPASTRSSLLIDLSIGKRIEVESLPGSVVRRGRAVGVDTPMMRALYAVLRPHLKLANEAMGQ, via the coding sequence ATGAAAATTGCGGTTGTCGGGGCGGGTGCGGTGGGTGGGTACTACGGAGCGCTCCTGTCGCGGGCGGGTGCGGATGTCAGTTTTGTGGCCAGGGGCGCGCACCGGGATGCGATCCGCGCGAATGGGCTGCGCATCATCGGCGTCCAGGGCGATTTCACCGTCAAGGTTGCCGCTGAGGATGACCCTGCGCGCATCGGCGCCGTTGATGTCGTCATCATCGCGGTCAAAACCTACGACAACGACACGGCGTTCCCGTTGGCGAAGGCGCTGATGCGGGAGGGGACCACCGTCCTGACGCTGCAGAACGGGGTGGACAGCGCCGATGACCTCGCGCAGGTTGTAGGCAAGGCCGCGGTCCTTGCGGGGCCCACCTATATCGCGACCGCGATTGACGCGCCCGGTGTCATTCGCCAGACGGGTTCTCACCGGCGGATTGTGTTCGGCGAAGTGTTTGACCCTCCCGCCGAGGTGACACCGCGTGTGCGCGCGTTGGCCGACCTCATGCTTTCGGCCGACATCCACGCCGAGCCGGTTGCCGACGCTCGGGTGCCGCTGTGGGAGAAGTTCATCTACCTCGCGCCATTCGCCGCGTTTACGGGTGCGGCCCGGCTGCCGATTGGCCCGCTGTGGGCTGACGAGGAATCGCGCGCGGCGTTTATGGACGCGGTGCGCGAGGTGGAGCGTGTGGCGCGCGCGTCGGGCATCAACGTGGCGGCCGACACCGTCGAGAAGATCGCCGCTTATACAGCCGGAATTCCCGCCAGCACGCGGTCGTCGCTGCTCATCGATCTCTCAATCGGGAAGCGGATCGAAGTGGAGTCACTGCCGGGTTCTGTGGTTCGCCGGGGACGCGCGGTCGGCGTGGACACGCCCATGATGCGCGCGCTCTACGCGGTCCTCAGGCCCCATTTGAAATTGGCCAATGAGGCAATGGGGCAATGA
- a CDS encoding peptidase M14: protein MTSRRRWRSRCAVFVLASAAGATIGAGPEAQRTGAPSPPVLARMWDAEHVSSPVSPLVDHAEVKSRIQTIAASGGGVVRVREVGRSLEGREVWDVTFGTGPLVVLMWSQMHGDEPTATSALFDIYEYIRLHDTEPAVQQLLSALTVHTVPMLNPDGSERFQRRNVQSIDVNRDALLLQTPEGRLLKSLRDELNPAVGFNLHNQNWRTTVGKPPKGAAISLLSVAHDEERSVSAGRLLTKRLGAVVRDALEPFALGRIGKYDDSFEVRAFGDNLTLWGTPVLLVETGPWPEANPDPMLVRLNYTALIHALHALADGSVHKADAARYDSLPENQTGGFYTIIRNVSILTGTGIPTFTGDVGLVANRRVRIEDGKRVLVTQHSIDDIGDLRTAGGLFEVDGTGKVLAPLQPGAEVGTELAMPEGKWDSAIAVGAPANLMLLSPLPGGRYRVERVFKTSEVVS from the coding sequence GTGACCAGTCGCCGGCGGTGGCGATCGCGGTGCGCCGTATTTGTCCTGGCGAGCGCCGCTGGTGCCACGATTGGCGCCGGCCCTGAGGCGCAGCGGACTGGCGCGCCCTCGCCCCCGGTGCTGGCCCGGATGTGGGACGCGGAGCATGTGTCGTCGCCCGTGTCGCCGCTTGTTGACCATGCCGAGGTGAAGTCGCGCATCCAGACCATTGCCGCGTCGGGCGGCGGTGTGGTGCGGGTGCGCGAGGTGGGGCGGTCCCTTGAAGGCCGTGAGGTGTGGGACGTCACATTCGGCACGGGGCCCCTCGTGGTCCTGATGTGGTCGCAGATGCATGGCGACGAGCCGACCGCGACGTCTGCGCTGTTCGACATCTACGAGTACATCCGGCTGCACGACACGGAACCAGCCGTGCAGCAATTGCTGTCGGCGCTGACCGTGCACACCGTGCCGATGCTGAATCCCGACGGCTCGGAGCGATTCCAGCGGCGCAACGTACAAAGTATCGACGTCAACCGCGATGCGTTGTTGCTGCAAACCCCGGAGGGGCGTCTGCTCAAGTCGCTCCGGGACGAGTTGAACCCGGCGGTGGGATTCAACCTGCACAATCAGAATTGGCGCACGACAGTGGGGAAGCCGCCGAAGGGCGCGGCCATCTCGCTGCTTTCCGTGGCCCACGACGAGGAGCGATCGGTGAGCGCCGGACGGCTCTTGACCAAGCGCCTTGGCGCCGTGGTCCGCGATGCGCTGGAGCCATTCGCGCTCGGGCGTATCGGCAAGTACGACGACAGCTTCGAAGTGCGCGCCTTCGGAGACAACCTGACGCTCTGGGGGACACCGGTTCTGCTTGTCGAGACCGGCCCGTGGCCTGAGGCCAACCCTGATCCCATGTTGGTGCGCCTGAATTACACTGCCCTGATCCACGCGCTGCACGCGTTGGCGGATGGATCTGTGCACAAGGCTGATGCGGCGCGGTACGACTCGCTGCCGGAGAACCAGACGGGCGGGTTCTACACGATCATCCGCAACGTATCGATCCTCACAGGCACTGGCATCCCGACGTTTACGGGCGACGTCGGCCTGGTGGCGAACCGGCGGGTGCGGATTGAAGACGGCAAGCGCGTCCTTGTGACGCAGCATTCGATTGACGACATCGGCGATTTGCGGACCGCGGGCGGCCTGTTCGAGGTCGATGGCACGGGCAAAGTGCTGGCGCCGCTGCAGCCCGGTGCCGAGGTTGGGACGGAGTTGGCGATGCCCGAAGGCAAATGGGATTCGGCGATCGCCGTAGGCGCGCCAGCCAATCTGATGCTGCTGTCGCCGTTGCCCGGCGGCAGGTATCGGGTGGAGCGGGTGTTTAAGACCTCTGAGGTCGTTTCCTAG
- a CDS encoding histidine phosphatase family protein, protein MKQVFILGVVMAAMAIPVFANAQMVIVVRHAERADDGASPGTSMTASPDPELSEAGKARAQKLAAMLGDAGIAAIYTTEYRRTKDTGAPLAAKVGVAAEVVLARDAAALIAKITSHKTGAVLVVGHSNTVPAVVKALGGSAVTMADDEYDSMYFVAANGTTTRIRFKP, encoded by the coding sequence ATGAAACAGGTGTTCATTCTGGGTGTGGTGATGGCGGCGATGGCGATTCCGGTGTTTGCGAACGCGCAGATGGTGATTGTGGTGCGGCATGCCGAGCGGGCCGACGATGGCGCGTCGCCGGGGACGTCGATGACCGCGAGCCCGGACCCGGAGTTGTCGGAGGCCGGGAAGGCGCGGGCGCAGAAGCTGGCGGCGATGCTCGGTGATGCGGGCATCGCGGCCATCTACACCACCGAGTACAGGCGCACGAAGGACACGGGGGCGCCGCTGGCGGCGAAGGTTGGTGTGGCCGCCGAGGTGGTGCTGGCACGCGACGCGGCGGCGCTGATTGCGAAGATCACGTCGCACAAGACAGGCGCGGTGTTGGTGGTCGGCCATTCCAACACCGTGCCCGCAGTCGTGAAGGCTCTGGGTGGCTCCGCCGTGACGATGGCCGATGACGAGTACGACAGCATGTATTTCGTGGCGGCCAACGGCACCACCACTCGCATTCGGTTCAAGCCGTGA
- a CDS encoding amino acid permease, giving the protein MSEPTGRLRRELGKWDLTAIGVNQVIGGAVFLMAAPLATQIGAWSAIAVALVGILSLMIALNFAEAGSRFDGTGGAYLYTRAAFGRFFSFEVGWMMWVTRVTSWASVVNGLTTALAYYWPALGADQPGLAREAVITGVVLAIMTINVLGIRQSAWVVNALTVGKLTPLVIFIFLGLPYVAFDALRPEVALTWTQISTSALLLIFAYGGYEVVGVPAGETRDPKRAVPFAMVMTIVIVAVVMTLAQVVAMGTLPNIAGSQRPLADASLIFIGAWGALLMTTGGAVSMTGNNMGQALSGSRNLYALAEQGDLPLVFGRVHSRFHTPAVAIVVTSLVALGLALSGNFVTLAASSAVSRLMVYAGTCASVLVLRRQGPAAFTIPGGPVIPVVALLVSLAILGGATKLQLQVGLVALVVGAALYGVARWRSR; this is encoded by the coding sequence ATGAGCGAACCCACCGGCCGTCTGCGGCGAGAACTTGGCAAGTGGGACCTGACCGCCATTGGCGTGAACCAGGTCATCGGCGGGGCGGTCTTCCTCATGGCCGCGCCTCTGGCCACGCAAATCGGCGCGTGGAGTGCCATCGCGGTTGCGCTGGTGGGCATCCTCTCTCTGATGATCGCGCTGAACTTCGCCGAGGCCGGCAGCCGGTTCGACGGCACCGGCGGCGCGTATCTCTACACGCGCGCGGCGTTCGGACGGTTCTTCAGCTTCGAAGTGGGCTGGATGATGTGGGTGACCCGCGTCACCAGCTGGGCCTCAGTGGTGAATGGGCTCACCACGGCGCTTGCGTACTACTGGCCTGCGCTCGGGGCCGACCAACCGGGCTTGGCCCGCGAAGCGGTGATCACGGGCGTGGTCCTCGCCATCATGACGATCAACGTGCTCGGCATCCGCCAGAGCGCGTGGGTGGTGAACGCACTGACGGTGGGCAAGCTCACGCCGCTGGTGATCTTCATCTTCCTTGGCCTGCCGTACGTGGCGTTTGACGCCCTTCGCCCAGAGGTCGCCCTGACCTGGACGCAGATTTCGACGTCGGCTCTGCTCCTGATCTTTGCGTACGGGGGCTACGAGGTTGTGGGTGTGCCTGCCGGAGAAACCCGCGATCCGAAACGCGCCGTCCCCTTCGCCATGGTCATGACCATCGTCATCGTCGCTGTGGTGATGACGTTGGCGCAGGTGGTGGCCATGGGTACGTTGCCCAATATTGCGGGGTCGCAGCGGCCGCTGGCAGACGCGTCGCTGATCTTCATCGGTGCATGGGGTGCCCTGTTGATGACCACCGGAGGCGCTGTCTCCATGACCGGGAACAACATGGGCCAGGCGCTGTCCGGGTCGCGCAACTTGTATGCGCTGGCCGAACAGGGTGATCTTCCACTGGTGTTCGGCCGCGTCCATTCGAGGTTCCACACACCGGCTGTGGCGATCGTGGTGACTTCGCTTGTGGCGCTCGGGCTCGCGCTGTCGGGAAACTTTGTCACGCTCGCGGCCAGCAGTGCGGTCAGCCGGTTGATGGTCTATGCCGGGACCTGCGCGTCGGTGCTGGTGCTTCGGCGGCAGGGGCCTGCGGCATTCACCATCCCCGGTGGCCCCGTCATTCCCGTGGTCGCGTTATTGGTTTCTTTGGCTATTCTCGGCGGCGCAACCAAGTTGCAGCTGCAGGTCGGCCTGGTCGCGCTCGTTGTGGGTGCCGCCCTGTACGGCGTGGCCCGTTGGAGATCTCGATGA
- a CDS encoding aminomethyl transferase family protein: MPVGTPFHDRTLPLCQSLNYRDWAGYYTASAYETHHDHEYNAIRNGTALIDISPLFKYMVTGPGAVHLVDRVITRDAHRMRPGQVIYTPWCNEQGRVLDDGTVTRLGEQAFRWTAAEPNLRWFRQQSAGLDVQIEDVSEQVAALALQGPTSAALLGSIVDGDIDGVKYFGMTSVKIAGADVDVSRTGYTGDLGYELWMDRAQALKVWDAIVAAGPAHGLLPAGMLALDVSRVEAGLLLIDVDFFSVRKAVTAAQIYSPFELGLGRLVDFNKERFVGRAALAAEHAVAPRRRIVGLTLDWPSVERLYEAVGLPPMALATASRVAVPVYAGGVQIGRMTSSTWSPVLKQMIGLATVNASHMAVGTKVEVEHTVEAVRHRAPATVTMTPFFNPARKTA; encoded by the coding sequence ATGCCCGTCGGTACGCCGTTTCACGACCGCACATTGCCGCTGTGCCAGAGCCTCAACTACCGCGATTGGGCGGGGTACTACACCGCGAGCGCATACGAAACCCATCACGACCACGAATACAACGCCATCAGGAACGGCACGGCCCTGATCGACATCTCCCCGCTGTTCAAGTACATGGTCACCGGACCTGGTGCTGTCCACCTCGTTGACCGCGTCATCACTCGCGACGCGCATCGAATGCGGCCCGGCCAGGTCATCTACACCCCCTGGTGCAACGAGCAGGGCCGCGTGCTGGACGATGGCACAGTGACTCGACTGGGGGAACAGGCGTTCCGCTGGACCGCAGCGGAACCGAATCTGCGTTGGTTCCGCCAGCAGTCGGCCGGTCTGGATGTTCAGATCGAGGACGTCTCCGAGCAGGTGGCGGCACTCGCGCTTCAGGGCCCCACCTCAGCAGCCCTCCTGGGAAGCATCGTTGACGGGGACATCGACGGGGTGAAGTACTTCGGGATGACCAGCGTGAAGATTGCGGGCGCCGACGTCGATGTTTCGCGCACGGGTTATACCGGCGATCTCGGCTACGAACTGTGGATGGATCGCGCCCAGGCACTCAAGGTCTGGGACGCCATCGTTGCGGCCGGACCCGCGCACGGACTGCTGCCCGCGGGCATGCTGGCTCTGGACGTCTCTCGCGTCGAGGCCGGCTTGCTCTTGATCGACGTGGATTTTTTCAGTGTGCGAAAGGCCGTAACCGCGGCGCAGATCTACTCGCCGTTTGAGCTGGGCCTGGGCCGGCTCGTTGATTTCAACAAGGAGCGCTTTGTCGGCCGCGCAGCTCTGGCGGCCGAACATGCCGTCGCCCCGAGACGACGCATCGTCGGCCTCACGCTCGACTGGCCGTCCGTCGAGCGGCTGTACGAAGCTGTCGGTCTGCCCCCGATGGCGCTCGCCACCGCGTCCCGCGTCGCTGTGCCGGTGTACGCGGGCGGTGTCCAGATCGGCCGCATGACGTCGTCCACCTGGTCGCCGGTGTTGAAACAGATGATCGGCCTTGCCACGGTCAACGCATCCCACATGGCGGTCGGCACCAAGGTGGAGGTGGAGCACACCGTGGAGGCTGTGCGCCACCGTGCGCCCGCGACGGTGACGATGACGCCGTTTTTTAACCCGGCGAGAAAGACGGCGTGA
- a CDS encoding NAD(P)/FAD-dependent oxidoreductase, which yields MPSHYDAIVIGAGHNGLTAAAYLARAGRKVLVLERRHVVGGAAVTEEIYPGFKYSVCSYVVSLLRPEIIRELELAKHGLELLPLDGTFTPMPSGDYLWRTNDHAQTFREISRHSRVDAEAYDEYGLAMVDMSRFAKPILGMTPSDPFSRKLRDLKPLLEILTRFRAMPDASRYNQTQLLTMSAADFLDQWFETDVLKATMSASGIIGTFLGVRSPGTAYVLLHHYMGEIDGAFRSWGLSRGGTGMVSESIASAARAAGAEIRLEAPVSKVLVSNGRATGVVLENGDYVLADTVLSSVDPRLTFMKMVGEAHLPGDFVEDIRHYKYRGSSGKVNLALDGLPDFTALKGAGPHLRGAISISPNVDYMERAYDQAKYGQYSRRPYIDIVIPSLTDSTLAPPGKHVMSCFVQYAPYDLREPSTGDAPLWDQHRDAFGDAVIDTISEYAPNLKDLILHKQVLTPLDIERTFGLSEGNIFQGELTLEQLFVLRPAPGWADYRTPIKGLFMCGSATHPGGGIMGAPGRNAAMKAMRR from the coding sequence ATGCCCTCGCACTACGACGCCATCGTCATTGGCGCCGGACACAATGGCCTGACAGCCGCCGCGTATCTCGCCCGTGCAGGGCGCAAGGTTTTAGTCCTCGAAAGACGGCATGTGGTGGGCGGTGCGGCGGTCACCGAAGAGATCTACCCCGGCTTCAAGTACTCGGTCTGTTCCTACGTCGTCTCGCTGCTGCGGCCCGAGATCATCCGCGAGCTGGAACTGGCGAAGCACGGCCTGGAACTGCTGCCGCTTGATGGCACGTTCACGCCGATGCCGAGTGGCGACTACCTGTGGCGCACCAACGATCACGCACAGACGTTTCGTGAGATTTCGCGCCACTCGCGTGTAGACGCCGAGGCGTATGACGAGTACGGCCTGGCGATGGTGGACATGAGCCGCTTCGCGAAACCGATCCTCGGCATGACGCCGTCGGATCCCTTTTCGCGGAAACTTCGCGACCTCAAGCCGCTCCTCGAAATCCTGACCCGCTTCCGCGCGATGCCGGACGCAAGCCGGTATAACCAGACGCAATTGCTCACGATGAGCGCGGCGGACTTTCTCGATCAGTGGTTCGAGACGGATGTGCTCAAGGCCACGATGTCTGCATCGGGCATTATCGGCACGTTCCTGGGCGTGCGATCCCCGGGCACGGCCTACGTGCTGCTGCATCACTACATGGGCGAGATCGACGGCGCGTTCAGGTCGTGGGGCCTCTCGCGCGGCGGCACGGGCATGGTGTCCGAGTCAATTGCATCAGCCGCGCGGGCGGCGGGCGCGGAAATCCGTCTCGAAGCACCAGTCAGCAAGGTCCTTGTGAGCAACGGCCGCGCCACCGGAGTGGTACTCGAGAACGGCGACTACGTGCTGGCCGACACCGTGCTCTCAAGCGTGGACCCGCGTCTGACGTTCATGAAAATGGTGGGCGAAGCACACCTGCCCGGTGACTTCGTCGAGGACATCCGCCACTACAAGTACCGGGGCTCGTCGGGCAAGGTCAACCTCGCGCTCGATGGGTTGCCCGACTTCACCGCACTCAAAGGCGCTGGCCCACACCTGCGTGGCGCGATCTCGATCTCGCCGAACGTGGACTACATGGAGCGCGCCTACGATCAGGCGAAGTACGGTCAGTACTCGCGGCGTCCCTACATCGACATCGTCATACCAAGCCTCACAGACTCCACGCTCGCGCCCCCGGGCAAACACGTGATGTCGTGTTTTGTGCAGTACGCACCGTACGATCTGCGCGAACCCTCCACAGGTGACGCGCCATTGTGGGATCAGCATCGCGATGCGTTCGGCGACGCGGTGATCGACACCATTTCCGAATACGCTCCAAACCTGAAAGACCTGATTCTGCACAAGCAGGTGCTGACGCCCCTCGACATCGAACGGACGTTCGGGTTGTCTGAGGGCAACATCTTCCAGGGCGAACTCACGCTCGAACAATTGTTCGTGCTTCGGCCGGCCCCAGGCTGGGCCGACTATCGCACGCCAATCAAGGGGCTCTTCATGTGTGGCTCGGCCACTCACCCTGGTGGCGGCATCATGGGCGCACCCGGCCGCAACGCGGCCATGAAAGCGATGCGCCGATGA
- a CDS encoding NAD(P)/FAD-dependent oxidoreductase, whose product MIDVVIIGGGINGLVAAATLARQKLAVLVLDQHDRVGGAAVTNTSTRGFSAPRLSHSLGPLAPDVVRALHSGNSALARAKLKFLLPDPVLTTLGHNGECVTFHRDDILTAASINRVSAHDAGAWQSFVLTMQRLSGVMANLNRHAPPSIDAPSYRELLDLFGTGRRARALGRRDLGRLARYAPMAVADLVAEWFEHDLVQAAVGVRGVFGHLLGPWSAGTGAMLLNRMAEDPMPVGGGVTMVGGPGALAQALAELAEASGALIRTQARVARVLTHEGVATGVVLETGEEITAHAVVGAIDPRHLCLNLVDPADLAPSFLQRMRQVRGRGVTAKVNLSLSAAPVFAALHGDDLPLKGRLLIAPDIDYVERAFDAAKYGHHSPHPWLELAVPTVNDPTLAPEGQHVMSVYVHYAPRTLREGTWSGTREALYRSVMNTLAPHAPGLEALIVEREVITPEDLETHWGFAGGHIFHGEQTLDQWWVSRPVQGAAQYQSPIQRLYFASAGTHPGGGLTGQSGLNAARAIVRTLKRR is encoded by the coding sequence ATGATCGACGTCGTCATCATCGGCGGCGGGATCAATGGACTGGTGGCCGCAGCCACGCTGGCGCGGCAGAAGCTCGCAGTGCTGGTGCTGGACCAGCACGACCGGGTTGGTGGCGCCGCCGTCACCAACACATCAACTCGGGGATTCAGTGCGCCGCGGCTGAGCCATTCGCTGGGGCCGCTCGCGCCCGACGTGGTGCGCGCGCTTCACAGCGGCAATTCCGCACTCGCCCGCGCCAAACTCAAGTTCCTGCTGCCGGACCCGGTGCTCACAACGCTCGGCCACAACGGCGAGTGCGTCACGTTCCATCGCGACGACATCCTGACGGCCGCCTCGATCAACCGCGTGTCGGCCCATGACGCCGGCGCGTGGCAGTCCTTCGTGCTGACCATGCAACGTCTGTCGGGCGTGATGGCCAACCTCAACCGGCATGCGCCGCCGTCAATCGACGCCCCGTCCTACAGGGAACTGCTCGACCTGTTCGGCACTGGCCGCCGCGCCCGTGCGCTAGGCCGACGCGATTTGGGCCGCCTCGCGCGATATGCGCCCATGGCCGTGGCGGACCTGGTGGCAGAGTGGTTCGAACATGATCTCGTCCAGGCTGCGGTGGGCGTGCGCGGGGTCTTCGGGCATCTGCTCGGTCCATGGTCGGCCGGAACCGGCGCAATGCTCCTCAACCGCATGGCCGAAGACCCGATGCCCGTTGGTGGCGGTGTCACCATGGTCGGCGGGCCGGGCGCACTGGCTCAAGCGCTGGCTGAACTGGCAGAAGCGTCCGGCGCGCTGATTCGAACGCAGGCGCGGGTTGCCCGTGTGCTGACCCACGAGGGTGTGGCGACAGGCGTCGTTCTTGAGACAGGCGAAGAGATCACCGCGCACGCCGTGGTCGGCGCGATTGACCCGCGACATTTGTGCCTCAACCTTGTGGACCCGGCCGACCTGGCCCCGTCGTTCCTGCAGCGGATGCGTCAGGTGCGAGGACGAGGCGTCACGGCGAAGGTCAACCTCTCGCTCTCGGCCGCACCGGTATTCGCCGCACTGCATGGGGACGACCTGCCGCTCAAAGGACGCCTGCTGATTGCGCCCGACATCGACTACGTCGAGCGCGCGTTTGATGCGGCCAAGTATGGCCACCACTCGCCGCACCCCTGGCTCGAACTTGCAGTGCCGACAGTGAACGACCCGACGCTCGCGCCCGAAGGTCAGCACGTGATGTCGGTGTACGTGCACTACGCGCCCCGGACGTTGCGCGAAGGAACCTGGTCCGGCACACGCGAAGCGTTGTATCGCTCAGTCATGAACACGCTGGCGCCCCACGCCCCGGGCCTTGAGGCGCTGATCGTTGAACGCGAAGTCATCACTCCCGAAGATCTAGAGACGCACTGGGGCTTTGCGGGCGGCCACATCTTCCACGGCGAGCAGACACTCGATCAGTGGTGGGTCAGCCGACCGGTGCAGGGCGCCGCGCAATACCAATCACCGATTCAGCGGTTGTACTTCGCCAGCGCGGGAACCCATCCTGGCGGCGGTCTCACCGGCCAGTCAGGCCTGAACGCCGCCCGGGCGATCGTGCGCACGCTCAAACGGCGGTGA
- a CDS encoding GNAT family N-acetyltransferase codes for MVKDISDPSLLDQILDASYPVWGEGLSRASYGSWNRALGMTAWGREHLARVGLIEGDEVLVSAKRYLFDAQADGRPIKVLGIGAVFTPEHRRGQRLAPRLIEAMIDDGRARGCDVALLFSEIGADYYAGLGFTVVERPRLTIDVPRNRRGAPAVLVRAAEPGDLPLLSEISMLYASGAGFAIDRPASLLEFGVLRRRLLAGLGPAGLRSLEFFVAEEGYRAVAYVVVSRGPGGVVLEECGDRDPTGARVGAMLESLAERDPSQLDRTMRTVWPETFRPPQLQVIKSEPSPEVMMVRSISGAAPDYSRSVFWQTDVF; via the coding sequence ATGGTAAAAGACATCTCGGATCCCTCCCTATTGGACCAGATCCTGGACGCCTCGTATCCCGTGTGGGGGGAAGGCCTCTCAAGGGCCTCCTACGGGTCGTGGAACCGGGCTCTGGGGATGACTGCCTGGGGGCGTGAGCATCTGGCCAGAGTCGGGTTGATCGAGGGCGACGAAGTCCTGGTCTCGGCCAAGCGTTATCTGTTCGATGCCCAAGCCGATGGGCGGCCGATCAAGGTCCTTGGAATCGGCGCCGTCTTCACCCCGGAGCATCGGCGCGGCCAGCGACTCGCCCCGAGACTGATAGAGGCGATGATCGACGATGGACGCGCACGCGGGTGTGATGTGGCGTTGTTGTTTTCGGAGATTGGGGCGGACTACTACGCCGGCCTGGGATTCACGGTTGTCGAGCGCCCGCGCCTGACCATTGATGTGCCGCGAAATCGCCGGGGCGCGCCTGCCGTGCTGGTGCGCGCGGCAGAGCCGGGTGACTTGCCGCTGCTGTCCGAGATTTCAATGCTCTACGCCAGCGGCGCGGGCTTCGCGATCGATCGGCCGGCGTCGCTTCTGGAGTTCGGTGTTCTGCGGCGCCGGCTTCTTGCCGGGCTGGGGCCCGCCGGCCTTCGGTCGCTTGAGTTCTTCGTGGCCGAAGAGGGTTACCGCGCCGTGGCGTACGTGGTGGTGTCACGCGGCCCTGGCGGTGTCGTGCTCGAGGAGTGCGGTGACCGCGATCCCACGGGTGCCCGGGTGGGCGCGATGCTCGAATCGCTGGCTGAACGCGATCCCTCACAGCTGGACCGGACCATGCGCACTGTGTGGCCAGAGACGTTCCGTCCGCCCCAGCTTCAAGTGATCAAGAGCGAGCCGTCACCCGAAGTGATGATGGTTCGTTCGATCAGCGGCGCGGCGCCCGACTACTCGCGCTCGGTGTTCTGGCAGACGGACGTGTTCTGA